CACCCTGTTGAGCCGGGCCAGCTGCGCCAACGGGATCGCGATGACCACGCTGAGCACCAGCGGCACCACGGCCTGGATCAGGTGGTAGCCGGTCAAATTCAGCACCTGTGGCAAGTTGGCCAGGAACCAGTCCATCAGTTTCCCCCGCCCAACAAGATTGTGCCGCGCATCAGGAGCGGCCTTCCCGGGCGGCCTCGATGGCCGCCAGGACTTCCTCCGCACGGACGACGCCGGCCACGCGCCCTGCGCCGTCAACGGCGACGCCCAGCCCGGACGGGGAGGACAACGCCGCGTCGAGGGCGTTGCGCAAGGGATCCCCGGCATGGAAGAGGGAGCCGCCGGGGATCAGTTCCGCGGCGGAGTTGAGAGCTCCCGCTGCCCTGGCTCCGGCCGGTGTGTGCCAACCGAGCGGCCGGTTGTCCGTGTCGACGGCAAGCGTCCAGCCGGATTGCGGGCCGGGCCCGAATGAAATGGGGGCCGGATGCAGCGGCACGTCGCCGCCGGGGCTGAAGGAGAGGTGCCGGAAACCCCGGTCGCGGCCCACGAAGTTGGCCACGAAGTCATCCACGGGCGCTCGCAGGATTTCCTCCGGCGGGGCGTACTGGGCCACACGGCCGCCCGTGGCAAAGACGGCGACGCGGTCGCCGAGGAGGGTGGCCTCGTCAATGTCGTGCGTGACGAAAATGATGGTCTTGGCCAGCTCGCGCTGCAGCCGCAGCAGTTCCTGTTGGAGCTCGGCGCGGACCACGGGGTCCACTGCGGAGAAGGGTTCATCCATGAGCAGCACGGGCGGATCCGCGGCCAATGCCCGGGCCACGCCGACGCGCTGTTGCTGCCCGCCAGAGAGCTGGTTGGGGTAGCGCCGGGCCATGGCGGCAGGCAGGCCAACCGTCTCGAGGAGTTCGAGTGAGCGATTTCGGGCCTGCGCGCGCGGCACCTTGTTCAGCCGCAGCACGGTGGAGACGTTGTCCAGCACGGTGCGGTGCGGGAGCAGCCCGGCCTGCTGCATGACGTAGCCCATGGAGCGGCGGAGTTCGTGCGCGGGGATGGTGCTGATATCGCGCCCGCCCACCGTGATGG
This genomic interval from Arthrobacter sp. PAMC 25486 contains the following:
- a CDS encoding ABC transporter ATP-binding protein, coding for MVEFHNVSKIYPGQAAVENLSLSVDTGKITVFVGPSGCGKTTSLRMINRMVEPTSGTITVGGRDISTIPAHELRRSMGYVMQQAGLLPHRTVLDNVSTVLRLNKVPRAQARNRSLELLETVGLPAAMARRYPNQLSGGQQQRVGVARALAADPPVLLMDEPFSAVDPVVRAELQQELLRLQRELAKTIIFVTHDIDEATLLGDRVAVFATGGRVAQYAPPEEILRAPVDDFVANFVGRDRGFRHLSFSPGGDVPLHPAPISFGPGPQSGWTLAVDTDNRPLGWHTPAGARAAGALNSAAELIPGGSLFHAGDPLRNALDAALSSPSGLGVAVDGAGRVAGVVRAEEVLAAIEAAREGRS